The proteins below are encoded in one region of Scatophagus argus isolate fScaArg1 chromosome 24, fScaArg1.pri, whole genome shotgun sequence:
- the gpr180 gene encoding integral membrane protein GPR180 encodes MTCRSWVYFWLRGSLNSFANVYLPITLKRNRGKMSYLLAAFLAVVLLSSEAFGKTVTGLFKSEVARQQNGQFITKFMYQGDSGLLVCRLDNSALATEKESRLLLYQDMDSDLDNLSCPERLAKAHFTIFLSEEEHNQTIPRQSSPTAWMALYADRYTCQGNAVIPSHADLSFTVLLFNADSAGNPLEHFSAEEAGLQSFYFLLLLAYFIACCIYIQPLYQALRKGGPMHTVLKVLTTVLAFQGCSALCNYIHLARYSRDGIGIPLIGSLAEFWDMVSQVSMLYMLLSLCMGWTLSRGRKPQSRPLQWEQSPASTAVAVGGVITQGVLLLWEQYSESESEHHSYHAQQSLAGLLLMALRVALALLLASVLYQIISTERSTLKRDFYLCFAKGCFLWFLCHPVLFLMSVIFNEHQREKVVTIGVILCQSISMVILYQLFLSRSLYWEVSSLSSVSLPLTMSRTNHRGRY; translated from the exons ATGACTTGCCGTAGCTGGGTTTACTTCTGGCTTCGTGGCTCATTGAATTCGTTTGCTAACGTTTATTTGCCAATAACGTTAAAACGCAACAGGGGGAAAATGTCTTATTTATTAGCCGCATTTCTAGCTGTTGTGCTGCTCAGCTCGGAGGCTTTTGGGAAGACTGTAACGGGACTTTTTAAGAGCGAAGTAGCGAGACAGCAGAACGGCCAGTTCATCACTAAATTCATGTACCAAG GTGATAGTGGTCTGTTGGTGTGCAGGCTGGACAACTCTGCTCTGGCTACAGAGAAGGAGTCCAGGTTGCTGCTGTATCAGGACATGGACTCAGACCTGGACAACCTCAGCTGCCCCGAGAGGCTCGCCAAAGCCCATTTCACCA TTTTCCTCAGTGAAGAAGAACACAATCAGACGATCCCTCGTCAGTCCTCACCCACAGCCTGGATGGCCCTGTATGCTGACAGATATACATGTCAG GGCAACGCAGTCATTCCTTCTCATGCTGATCTCAGTTTTACTGTCCTGCTGTTCAACGCGGACTCGGCTGGAAATCCTCTGGAGCACTTCAGCGCTGAGGAGGCGG GTCTCCAGAGTTTTTACTTCCTCCTGCTTCTGGCCTACTTTATAGCCTGCTGTATCTATATCCAACCCCTATACCAGGCTCTGAGGAAAGGAGGTCCCATGCACACCGTCCTCAAAGTGCTCACCACTGTGCTTGCATTTCAGGGATGCTCCGCTCTTTGCAACTACATCCACTTGGCCAG GTATTCCAGAGATGGCATTGGTATTCCTCTGATTGGCAGCTTGGCAGAGT TCTGGGATATGGTGTCCCAGGTGTCCATGCTGTACATGCTACTGAGTCTGTGTATGGGCTGGACTCTGAGCCGAGGCAGGAAACCTCAGTCCAGACCTCTGCAGTGGGAACAGTCTCCAGCTTCCACAGCAGTTGCCGTCGGCGGAGTCATTACGCAG ggagtgttgctgctgtgggaGCAGTATTCAGAATCCGAGAGCGAACATCACAGCTACCACGCCCAGCAGAGTCTGGCAGGACTCCTCCTCATGGCTCTGAGAGTGGCCCTGGCCTTGCTGTTGGCCTCCGTCCTCTACCAGATCATCTCCACTGAGAGGAGCACCCTGAAGAGAGACTTCTACCTCTGCTTCGCCAAG GGGTGCTTCCTGTGGTTCCTCTGCCACCCTGTCCTCTTCCTCATGTCCGTTATCTTCAACGAGCACCAGAGGGAGAAG GTGGTGACTATCGGTGTGATCCTCTGCCAGTCCATCTCCATGGTGATCCTCTACCAGCTCTTCCTGTCTCGTTCTCTCTACTGGGaggtctcctctctctcctctgtgtctctgccgCTTACCATGTCCAGGACGAACCACAGGGGGCGCTACTGA
- the LOC124055574 gene encoding small integral membrane protein 11-like, producing MINWKALDNVPVLLYILALKTLLLCLAFAGVKIYQSKKAEEALKKQQAEKRRLAQQTQELIDNKKED from the exons ATGATCAACTGGAAG GCTTTGGACAATGTCCCCGTGCTCTTGTATATCTTGGCACTGAAGACGCTCCTGCTGTGTTTGGCCTTTGCTGGGGTGAAGATCTACCAGAGTAAGAAAGCGGAGGAGGCCCTGAAAAAGCAGCAGGCTGAGAAGAGGAGGTTGGCCCAGCAGACTCAAGAGCTCATTGACAACAAGAAGGAAGACTGA
- the LOC124055570 gene encoding histone-arginine methyltransferase CARM1-like — protein MEERSEEPPAFSVRVFALQEEEDGAEKEHTGTHGEGMQVQEEEEEDKEQQVSVCRKTSEQELTLFVTTGQEAQQLTMQDANKASVFKFTMSKEMDCCQVGGQSFLVTVDNLSLMLQFKTPTDMKNFQQLLKREKSSKGCSEGDEGRDKGAERNQTPSGKHPNMFETITENVPMQGYQFHSCLSQQQSLLQDYLRISTYQRAILVNEMDFRDKVVLDVCCGSAILSFFAVQAGATRVYAVESSPMAKYTQILVHSNYLSERIRVLEGEVEAVGCPDMVDVIVSEPMGYMLLNDRLMESFLRARKWLKPNGLMFPSYGDIHLAPFSDEQLYFEHYARASFWQQRSFYGVDLSALHSPAVDEFFKQPIVDTFDVQILMARSVKHCINFMEVKEEDLHRMEIPFVFTLLQSGLVHGLAFWFDVAYLGSKSTVWLSTAPTEPLTRWYQVRCLLQTPLFAKLGQTLSGTVLLSANNRQSYDIHITATVDQSGFRSGNILDLKNPFFRTPSWFHS, from the exons ATGGAGGAGAGGAGCGAGGAACCACCGGCGTTCTCCGTCAGGGTCTTCgctctgcaggaggaggaggacggggcTGAGAAGGAACACACGGGGACGCATGGGGAG GGGATGCAGgtccaggaggaggaggaggaggacaaggagcaGCAGGTCAGTGTGTGCAGAAAGACATCAGAGCAGGAGCTTACTCTGTTTGTCACCACAGGACAGGAGGCTCAGCAGCTCACTATGCAGGATG CCAACAAAGCATCTGTCTTCAAATTCACAATGTCCAAGGAAATGGACTGCTGCCAGGTTGGGGGACAGTCCTTCCTGGTCACCGTCGATAACCTGAGTCTTATGCTGCAGTTCAAAACTCCAACTG ATATGAAGAACTTCCAGCAGttactgaaaagagaaaaatcaagcAAAGGTTGCTCAGAAGGAGATGAGGGAAGAGACaagggagcagagagaaaccAAACACCTTCTGGGAAACATCCTAATATGTTTGAAACAATTACTGAAAATGTCCCGATGCAGGGCTACCAG ttcCACAGCTGTTTGTCCCAGCAGCAGAGCCTGCTTCAGGACTACCTGAGGATCAGCACCTACCAGAGAGCCATCTTAGTCAATGAGATGGACTTCAGAGACAAG gTGGTTCTGGATGTGTGTTGTGGTTCTGCtattctgtctttctttgcagTCCAGGCAGGAGCCACTAGAGTGTATGCTGTTGAGTCCAGCCCCATGGCCAAGTATACACAA ATCCTGGTCCACAGTAACTATCTGTCTGAGCGGATCAGGGTCCtagagggggaggtggaggcggTCGGCTGTCCAGACATGGTGGACGTTATTGTCTCTGAGCCGATGGGATACATGCTGCTCAATGACAGACTCATGGAGAGCTTCTTGCGTGCCAGGAAATGGCTCAAACCCAATG gTCTGATGTTTCCCTCCTATGGTGATATTCATCTGGCTCCCTTCAGCGATGAGCAGCTCTACTTCGAACACTACGCGCGAGCTAGTTtctg GCAGCAGAGAAGCTTCTATGGTGTTGACCTGAGTGCTCTGCACAGTCCTGCAGTGGATGAGTTTTTCAAGCAACCCATAGTG gacacATTTGATGTGCAGATCCTGATGGCTCGGTCTGTCAAGCACTGCATCAACTTCATGGAGGTTAAAGAAGAAGATCTGCACAG AATGGAGATTCCCTTTGTGTTTACATTGCTGCAGTCTGGTCTGGTCCATGGACTTGCCTTCTGGTTTGATGTGGCCTATTTAGGATCCAA ATCAACAGTGTGGCTGTCCACAGCTCCCACTGAGCCTCTGACTCGCTGGTATCAGGTCAGGTGTTTGCTTCAGACGCCGCTCTTCGCCAAACTTGGACAAACCCTGTCTGGGACTGTCCTGCTGTCCGCTAACAACAG GCAGAGCTACGACATCCACATCACAGCCACAGTTGACCAATCAGGGTTCAGATCTGGAAACATCCTGGACCTCAAGAACCCTTTCTTCAG GACTCCATCTTGGTTCCACAGCTAG
- the cnot9 gene encoding CCR4-NOT transcription complex subunit 9 produces the protein MLATGAAVTTALAQVDREKIYQWINELSSPETRENALLELSKKRESVPDLAPMLWHSCGTIAALLQEIVNIYPSINPPTLTAHQSNRVCNALALLQCVASHPETRSAFLAAHIPLFLYPFLHTVSKTRPFEYLRLTSLGVIGALVKTDEQEVINFLLTTEIIPLCLRIMESGSELSKTVATFILQKILLDDTGLAYICQTYERFSHVAMILGKMVLQLSKEPSARLLKHVVRCYLRLSDNSRAREALRQCLPDQLKDTTFAQVLKDDTTTKRWLAQLVKNLQEGQVTDPRGIPLAPQ, from the exons ATGTTGGCCACCGGGGCA GCTGTAACCACAGCACTGGCGCAAGTGGACAGAGAAAAGATCTACCAGTGGATCAATGAACTGTCCAGTCCAGAGACCAGGGAAAATGCCCTCCTGGAACTCAGCAAGAAGAGGGAGTCTGTGCCTGACCTGGCTCCCATGCTGTGGCACTCATGCGGCACCATAGCGGCCCTGCTTCAG GAAATCGTCAACATCTACCCATCAATCAACCCCCCCACACTAACAGCACACCAGTCCAACCGAGTATGTAATGCGCTTGCACTCCTTCAGTGCGTGGCCTCTCATCCAGAGACAAG GTCAGCTTTCCTGGCTGCACACATCCCGCTCTTCCTCTACCCGTTTTTACATACCGTGAGCAAGACGCGGCCATTTGAGTACCTCCGTCTCACCAGCTTAGGAGTCATTG GTGCTTTGGTGAAAACCGACGAACAGGAAGTAATCAACTTCCTGCTGACTACAGAGATCATTCCCTTGTGCCTTCGCATCATGGAATCTGGCAGCGAGCTCTCCAAAACG GTCGCAACCTTCATACTACAGAAGATTTTACTGGATGACACAGGGCTGGCATATATTTGTCAAACTTATGAGCGCTTCTCCCACGTTGCAATGATTCTT GGGAAAATGGTACTGCAGCTTTCCAAAGAGCCATCAGCCCGCCTGTTGAAGCATGTAGTACGCTGTTACTTACGTCTGTCTGACAACTCCAG AGCCAGAGAGGCTCTCCGTCAGTGCCTCCCCGACCAACTTAAAGACACCACCTTCGCCCAAGTTCTGAAGGATGACACCACCACCAAGCGATGGCTGGCCCAGCTGGTGAAGAACCTGCAGGAGGGTCAAGTCACTGATCCCCGGGGCATCCCTTTGGCCCCGCAGTGA